One genomic region from Microcystis panniformis FACHB-1757 encodes:
- a CDS encoding 3'(2'),5'-bisphosphate nucleotidase CysQ family protein, translating into MINLTCQDTETLDRILAVTRAVGWGGAKILQSYHRGEQDLAINEKKKGGPVTAADLAANHYILGELQTNFSDIDFGYLSEETHQGNEAIPKDWVWIIDPLDGTRDFIDKTGEYALHIALCYQGRPIIAVVALPDQEKLYFAQKGKGTFLETSDGNITQVKVANKDKITDLYLVVSRTHRNQRFDNLLSQIPFLDKNYVGSVGCKIATILEQKSDVYISLSGKSAAKDWDFAAPELILTEAGGKFSYFDGQPVRYNRGDVRQWGGIMASNGPCHQQLCQLSTAILAQIDATV; encoded by the coding sequence ATGATTAATTTAACCTGTCAAGATACCGAAACACTCGATCGCATTTTAGCTGTGACTCGTGCCGTCGGTTGGGGTGGTGCTAAAATTCTCCAATCCTACCACCGGGGTGAACAGGATTTAGCCATCAACGAGAAGAAAAAAGGCGGACCAGTGACAGCGGCGGATTTAGCGGCAAATCACTATATTTTAGGGGAATTACAAACAAATTTCTCTGATATCGACTTTGGTTATCTAAGCGAGGAAACCCACCAGGGTAATGAAGCTATCCCGAAAGATTGGGTATGGATTATCGATCCTTTGGACGGAACCCGCGATTTTATCGACAAAACGGGAGAATATGCCCTACATATCGCCTTATGTTATCAAGGAAGACCGATCATCGCCGTGGTTGCCCTACCAGATCAAGAAAAACTCTATTTTGCCCAAAAAGGAAAAGGCACTTTTCTAGAAACTAGCGACGGCAATATTACACAGGTAAAAGTTGCCAATAAAGATAAAATTACCGACCTCTATCTGGTGGTTAGTCGTACCCATCGCAACCAACGTTTTGATAATTTATTAAGTCAAATACCCTTCTTGGATAAAAATTATGTGGGTAGTGTGGGCTGTAAAATTGCCACGATCCTCGAACAAAAATCCGATGTTTATATCTCCCTATCGGGGAAATCGGCGGCTAAAGACTGGGATTTTGCCGCTCCAGAGTTGATTTTAACGGAAGCAGGCGGCAAATTTTCCTATTTTGACGGTCAACCGGTGCGCTATAATCGCGGCGATGTGCGGCAATGGGGGGGGATCATGGCCAGTAATGGTCCTTGTCATCAACAACTTTGTCAGTTGTCCACGGCAATCCTCGCCCAAATTGATGCCACGGTCTAA
- a CDS encoding ChaN family lipoprotein, whose amino-acid sequence MKFSRRFFPVFLALCLLFILLPQAWSFTNSQKQILADLKTAEIIYLGERHDSQADHQAQLAIIEYLQANNPQIAIAFEMFQRPYQIYLDQYLAGKISENQLREKSEYDQRWGFDWEFYAPILRLAKAKKLPAIALNTPTEITRKVAREGLESLSTSEMTYIPPKSEINQDNEEYRQQILAVYEQHTGGSSQGFDRFFLAQVLWDETMADAIAKFWQAHPEYQIIVLAGKGHIAYGYGIPSRVQRRLGDRVSQRSVFLGDAPQSSPAETKKPADYFWQGQN is encoded by the coding sequence ATGAAATTCTCTCGACGCTTTTTTCCCGTTTTCCTTGCCCTCTGCCTACTGTTTATTTTGCTGCCCCAGGCCTGGAGTTTTACTAATAGCCAAAAACAAATTCTGGCCGATTTAAAAACAGCCGAGATTATTTATCTGGGGGAAAGGCACGATAGTCAAGCCGACCATCAGGCCCAATTAGCTATTATCGAGTATTTACAGGCTAATAATCCCCAAATAGCGATCGCTTTTGAGATGTTTCAACGTCCTTACCAAATCTATTTGGATCAGTATTTAGCCGGCAAAATTAGCGAAAATCAGTTGAGAGAAAAAAGTGAATACGACCAACGTTGGGGATTTGATTGGGAATTTTACGCCCCGATCCTGCGCTTGGCCAAGGCGAAAAAACTACCAGCTATCGCCCTAAATACACCCACGGAAATCACTAGAAAAGTGGCACGGGAGGGCTTAGAAAGCCTCTCCACCTCAGAAATGACCTACATCCCCCCTAAAAGCGAAATAAACCAGGATAACGAGGAATACCGTCAACAGATCTTAGCCGTTTATGAGCAACACACGGGGGGCAGTAGTCAGGGATTCGATCGCTTTTTTCTGGCACAGGTTCTCTGGGATGAAACCATGGCCGATGCGATCGCTAAATTCTGGCAAGCTCATCCCGAATATCAGATCATCGTCCTAGCAGGAAAAGGTCATATTGCCTACGGTTACGGTATTCCCAGTCGAGTCCAAAGAAGATTAGGCGATCGCGTCAGCCAGCGCTCGGTTTTCTTAGGAGACGCTCCTCAATCATCACCAGCAGAAACCAAAAAACCCGCCGATTATTTTTGGCAAGGGCAAAATTAA